The proteins below are encoded in one region of Mangifera indica cultivar Alphonso chromosome 7, CATAS_Mindica_2.1, whole genome shotgun sequence:
- the LOC123220503 gene encoding pentatricopeptide repeat-containing protein At5g43790 has translation MKSFNPKCHHPTVQLLGKCKTLYAFKQVHAQLITTGLNIYTYPLSRILLSASPLSLTYVLTIFNQIKNPTVFLFNILISSIITHHKSHTHIAYGLYNRILTHKNLTPNSFTYPSLFKACGSHPWFRYGLALHTHVLKFLEPNCDHYVQASLLNFYANLGKFDVARYLFNQISKPDLATWNSILTAYARNASNSASGLTNGDSCLSLEVLYLFTEMQNSLVRPNEITLVAVLSACSDLGALSQGIWAHAYVIKNNLNLNCHVGTSLIDMYSKCGCLSIAYQTFDNLPQRDTSCYSAMIGGFAIHGYGQRALDLYQKMRLEGLLPDNVTFVVSMFACSHVGLVEEGSKIFDSIQEDYGIEPKLEHYGCLVDLLARAGRLQEAEERIKKMPMKPNAIIWRSLLGAARVHGNLAIGEVALKHLIELEPETSGNYVLLSNMYAKINRWEDVKRVRKLMKDNGINKMPGISLVEINGSMHEFLIGDKAHPSTKEIYSKLEEINQRLLEHGHKPRTKEVLFDIEEEEKEDALSYHSERLAIAFALIASEASIPIRIIKNLRVCSDCHDSSKLVSVIYQREIIVRDRNRFHHFKDGTCSCLDYW, from the coding sequence ATGAAATCTTTTAACCCAAAATGCCACCACCCGACGGTGCAGCTCTTAGGAAAATGCAAGACCCTTTACGCATTCAAGCAGGTCCATGCCCAACTGATCACAACCGGTCTCAACATTTACACATATCCTCTCAGTAGAATCCTCCTCTCGGCCTCCCCCTTAAGCTTAACCTATGTACTCACCATCTTTAACCAAATTAAAAACCCAACAGTGTTCCTTTTCAACATTctcatttcatcaataataaccCATCACAAAAGCCACACCCACATAGCCTATGGTCTCTATAACCGTATCCTCACTCACAAAAATCTTACACCCAATAGTTTTACTTACCCGTCTCTCTTCAAGGCATGTGGGTCGCACCCATGGTTCCGCTATGGTTTAGCCCTTCATACCCATGTCTTGAAATTCCTTGAACCCAATTGTGATCATTATGTCCAAGCTTCTTTGCTCAATTTCTATGCCAATTTGGGTAAATTTGATGTGGCTAGATATTTGTTTAATCAAATTAGCAAACCGGATTTAGCCACATGGAACTCTATATTAACTGCCTATGCACGTAATGCTAGTAATAGTGCTAGTGGGTTAACTAATGGGGATTCTTGTTTGTCATTAGAGGTTTTGTATCTGTTTACTGAGATGCAAAATTCTTTGGTTAGGCCAAATGAAATTACCCTTGTGGCAGTTTTAAGTGCTTGTTCTGATTTGGGTGCTCTTAGTCAAGGCATCTGGGCTCATGCTTATGTAATCAAGAACAATCTTAACTTAAACTGCCATGTGGGTACCTCTCTGATTGACATGTACTCGAAGTGTGGGTGTCTCAGTATAGCTTATCAAACGTTTGATAATTTGCCTCAAAGGGACACATCATGCTACAGCGCGATGATTGGAGGGTTTGCAATTCACGGTTACGGTCAACGGGCACTCGACCTTTATCAGAAAATGAGACTTGAAGGGCTGTTGCCTGATAATGTAACGTTTGTGGTGTCAATGTTTGCCTGCTCACATGTTGGGTTAGTGGAGGAAGGTAGCAAAATATTTGACTCAATTCAAGAGGATTATGGAATTGAGCCAAAACTTGAACATTATGGGTGTTTGGTGGATCTTCTGGCTCGAGCTGGGCGGCTCCAGGAAGCTGaagaaaggataaaaaaaatgcCCATGAAGCCCAATGCCATTATATGGAGGTCTTTACTAGGAGCAGCAAGAGTTCATGGCAATTTAGCCATTGGTGAAGTTGCATTAAAGCACTTAATTGAATTAGAACCAGAAACAAGTGGCAACTATGTGCTTTTATCCAACATGTACGCAAAAATAAACAGATGGGAAGATGTGAAAAGGGTCAGGAAACTAATGAAAGATAATGGTATTAACAAAATGCCAGGAATTAGTTTAGTTGAGATTAATGGAAGTATGCATGAGTTTCTCATAGGAGATAAAGCACACCCATCTACAAAAGAGATTTATTCGAAGCTGGAAGAGATAAACCAGAGATTGTTAGAACATGGACACAAGCCAAGAACTAAAGAAGTGTTGTTTgacattgaagaagaagaaaaagaagatgcaCTTTCTTACCATAGTGAAAGGTTGGCAATTGCTTTTGCTCTTATTGCGTCTGAAGCTAGTATTCCTATCCggataataaaaaacttaagagTTTGCAGTGATTGCCATGATAGTAGTAAGCTTGTTTCTGTTATTTATCAGAGAGAGATTATAGTAAGAGATCGAAACAGGTTTCATCATTTTAAGGATGGAACTTGTTCTTGCCTGGATTATTGGTAG
- the LOC123220982 gene encoding ATP sulfurylase 1, chloroplastic-like, whose amino-acid sequence MATMSTFFTKTSLPSQSLRKSQISHFAPAHTLSIKPKTSHFNVRIRAALIEPDGGKLTELFVEKSLVDVKKREALSLPRIKLSRIDLQWVHVLSEGWASPLAGFMRESEFLQTLHFNSLRLDDGSVVNMSVPIVLAIDDEQKQRVGGSTRIALVDSDDNTVAILSNIEIYKHPKEERIARTWGTTAPGLPYVEQAITNAGNWLIGGDLEVIEPIKYHDGLDRFRLSPAQLRQEFTKRNADAVFAFQLRNPVHNGHALLMTDTRRRLLEMGYKNPILLLHPLGGYTKADDVPLSWRMKQHEKVLEDGVLDPETTVVSIFPSPMHYAGPTEVQWHAKARINAGANFYIVGRDPAGMSHPVEKRDLYDADHGKKVLSMAPGLERLNILPFKVAAYDKTQGKMAFFDPSRAQDFLFISGTKMRTLAKNKENPPDGFMCPSGWKVLVEYYKSLSPSADNTKIPEPVPA is encoded by the exons ATGGCCACCATGTCCACCTTCTTCACCAAAACCTCCCTACCTTCTCAGTCTCTGAGAAAATCACAAATTTCCCATTTCGCTCCTGCTCACACTCTCTCAATCAAGCCAAAAACGTCGCATTTTAATGTTCGAATTCGCGCCGCGTTGATCGAACCGGACGGCGGCAAACTGACGGAACTCTTCGTGGAGAAATCTCTCGTGGATGTTAAGAAGAGAGAGGCCTTAAGTTTGCCGAGAATAAAGCTTTCCAGGATTGATCTTCAATGGGTACACGTGTTGAGCGAGGGGTGGGCCAGCCCACTCGCTGGGTTCATGAGAGAATCCGAGTTCCTCCAAACTCTTCATTTCAACTCGCTCCGTTTGGATGACGGGTCGGTTGTTAACATGTCAGTGCCGATCGTTTTGGCGATCGACGACGAACAGAAGCAGCGGGTCGGTGGGTCCACCCGCATCGCTCTCGTTGACTCTGACGATAACACAGTTGCAATTCTGAGCAA TATTGAGATCTACAAGCACCCCAAAGAAGAAAGGATAGCTAGAACATGGGGAACAACTGCCCCTGGTCTACCCTATGTTGAGCAGGCAATAACTAATGCTGGAAACTGGCTGATTGGAGGTGACTTGGAGGTTATTGAACCAATCAAGTACCATGATGGTCTTGATCGTTTTCGATTGTCACCTGCACAACTTCGTCAAGAATTCACAAAGCGCAATGCCGATGCAGTGTTTGCTTTCCAGCTCAGGAATCCTGTGCATAATGGTCATGCTTTGTTGATGACTGACACTCGTCGGCGGCTCCTTGAGATGGGTTACAAGAATCCAATCCTCTTGCTTCATCCATTAGGAGGCTACACGAAGGCAGATGATGTTCCCCTTAGTTGGCGAATGAAGCAACATGAAAAG GTGCTTGAAGATGGTGTGCTTGATCCAGAAACCACTGTGGTTTCCATATTTCCCTCTCCCATGCACTATGCTGGTCCAACTGAGGTGCAGTGGCATGCAAAAGCCCGGATTAATGCTGGGGCTAACTTTTACATAGTTGGTAGGGACCCTGCTGGCATGAGCCATCCTGTTGAGAAGAGAGATCTATATGATGCTGACCATGGGAAGAAGGTATTGAGCATGGCTCCTGGACTAGAGCGACTAAACATCCTTCCTTTCAAG GTTGCAGCATATGACAAGACCCAAGGTAAAATGGCGTTCTTTGATCCGTCAAGGGCTCAGGACTTCCTCTTCATATCAGGCACCAAG ATGCGAACACTAGCGAAGAACAAAGAGAATCCTCCTGACGGGTTTATGTGCCCCAGTGGCTGGAAAGTGTTGGTGGAATACTACAAAAGTCTTTCTCCATCTGCCGACAACACCAAAATCCCTGAACCTGTTCCAGCTTAG